Proteins encoded within one genomic window of Halodesulfurarchaeum formicicum:
- a CDS encoding RAD55 family ATPase, with translation MSSRLSRASTGSPGMDELLSGGLPRDRLHVVSGPPGSGKTTFAAQFITAGARRGEECVYVTMHETRTELTQDMAAFDFGFEKAMRASNTHFLDLTDESARQTLTQYGSAGGLRNRVPAMLEGLDADRAVIDSTMLLEHFVDDPDAELTEFITRLKDTDTTIILISEMTDPTAYSNEHYLAHGVLFFHNFLEGGGMTRAVQLIKMRGTAIDCDMRSIEFTDGGIQVYPDRTLEETYG, from the coding sequence ATGTCTTCACGTCTCTCCAGAGCTTCTACCGGCAGTCCGGGCATGGACGAGTTGCTCTCCGGCGGGCTCCCCCGTGACCGACTCCACGTCGTCAGCGGCCCGCCAGGGAGCGGCAAGACCACCTTCGCCGCGCAGTTCATCACGGCGGGGGCCCGCCGGGGCGAGGAGTGTGTCTACGTGACCATGCACGAGACCAGGACCGAACTCACCCAGGACATGGCCGCCTTCGACTTCGGCTTCGAGAAGGCCATGCGCGCTTCGAACACGCACTTCCTCGATCTGACCGACGAGTCGGCCCGCCAGACACTCACCCAGTACGGCTCGGCGGGCGGGCTGCGAAATCGGGTGCCAGCCATGCTAGAGGGGTTGGACGCCGACCGGGCGGTCATCGACTCGACGATGCTCCTCGAACACTTCGTCGATGATCCAGACGCGGAGCTAACCGAGTTCATCACCCGGCTCAAGGACACGGACACGACCATCATCCTGATCTCGGAGATGACCGATCCCACGGCCTACTCGAACGAGCACTACCTCGCTCATGGCGTGCTCTTCTTCCACAACTTCCTGGAGGGTGGGGGGATGACCCGGGCCGTCCAGCTCATCAAGATGCGCGGGACGGCCATCGACTGTGACATGCGCTCGATCGAGTTCACCGACGGTGGCATCCAGGTGTACCCCGATCGCACCCTGGAGGAGACCTACGGATAG
- a CDS encoding sodium-dependent transporter: MARETWGTRIGFILAAVGSAIGLGNIWRFPFQVSQEGGAAFMVMYLAFIILIGFPAMLAEFVVGRKTELNTVGAIRDFAGGYWQYLGGLFVFIGFVILSYYSVIGGWVLRYILGSVTGGYAATESAAAYFGMVATGTDTLIAHAVFMLLVIGIVALGIQQGIELGVKVMVPAILAIFGILAVYAFTLPGAGEAYAYYLSPDIGYIMQNWQSLVPAAAGQGFFTLSLGMGVMITYASYLGDDKNLGIDGISIVVLNTSVSILTGLVVFPILFSAGVDPATSGPGAIFVSIAEAVLDLPFGRVVGLLFFLTVAIAALSSAISLIEVVVSYAIDEFGMDRVKATVIAGVAIFILGVPVTMNTVFINLYDILAAQILLVLGGVLLMVLVSWLHAGEAIEELEQGIGDLGSIGSLWIWMVRVPVILVLLVSLYLGVTGYIDFLTGAFAEYLGTL; encoded by the coding sequence ATGGCACGAGAAACCTGGGGCACGCGAATCGGCTTCATCCTCGCCGCGGTGGGGAGTGCAATCGGACTGGGCAACATCTGGCGATTCCCCTTCCAGGTCAGTCAGGAAGGGGGCGCGGCGTTCATGGTGATGTATCTGGCCTTCATCATCCTCATCGGGTTCCCGGCGATGCTGGCGGAGTTCGTCGTGGGCCGGAAGACGGAGTTGAACACAGTGGGGGCGATACGTGACTTCGCCGGGGGCTACTGGCAGTATCTCGGCGGCCTGTTCGTTTTCATCGGCTTCGTCATCCTGTCCTACTACAGCGTCATCGGTGGCTGGGTGCTGCGATACATCCTCGGCAGCGTCACCGGCGGCTATGCGGCCACCGAGAGTGCGGCCGCGTACTTCGGCATGGTGGCAACTGGCACGGACACGCTGATCGCCCACGCGGTCTTCATGCTGCTGGTCATCGGGATCGTCGCACTGGGCATCCAGCAGGGGATCGAACTCGGTGTGAAGGTCATGGTGCCCGCGATCCTCGCGATCTTCGGGATCCTCGCTGTGTACGCGTTCACCCTCCCGGGTGCCGGCGAAGCGTATGCGTACTACCTCTCGCCGGACATCGGCTACATCATGCAGAACTGGCAGAGCCTGGTGCCGGCCGCGGCCGGGCAGGGCTTTTTCACCCTCTCGCTGGGGATGGGCGTGATGATCACTTACGCCTCATACCTCGGTGACGACAAGAACCTCGGCATCGACGGGATCAGCATCGTCGTCCTCAACACCTCCGTGTCGATCCTGACCGGGCTGGTGGTCTTCCCGATCCTCTTCTCGGCCGGCGTGGATCCGGCGACCTCCGGGCCCGGCGCGATCTTCGTCAGCATCGCCGAGGCGGTCCTCGACCTGCCCTTCGGACGGGTCGTCGGCCTCCTGTTCTTCCTGACGGTGGCCATCGCTGCACTGTCCTCGGCGATCAGCCTGATCGAGGTCGTCGTCTCCTACGCCATCGACGAGTTCGGCATGGACCGAGTCAAAGCGACGGTCATCGCTGGCGTCGCCATTTTCATCCTGGGTGTGCCAGTCACGATGAACACGGTCTTCATCAACCTCTATGACATCCTCGCCGCTCAGATCCTGTTGGTGCTTGGCGGCGTCCTTCTGATGGTCCTTGTCTCCTGGCTGCACGCGGGCGAGGCCATCGAAGAACTGGAGCAGGGCATCGGCGATCTCGGAAGCATCGGATCGCTCTGGATCTGGATGGTCCGGGTCCCGGTCATCCTCGTCCTGCTCGTCTCCCTGTACCTCGGAGTTACGGGCTACATCGACTTCCTGACCGGCGCGTTCGCCGAATACCTGGGCACGCTATAG